A genomic segment from Bryobacteraceae bacterium encodes:
- a CDS encoding CPBP family intramembrane glutamic endopeptidase — MFLSLGFVTLQLLAWALYPLTGLLVASVFSAFGGAAIANMLALRIYEGGRLPDIGLHWNQASASNLLYGTAAGAAAVLLVLGPALATGAAHWKAAGDSAAGIGSFVFVTLVLLFGVVGEEMLFRGYGFQVLVPVFGPAATLLPMSVIFAAAHAGNQNVSWLGLINTFAWGILLGAAVLRSGDLWLAIGLHFGWNWMLPLMGVNLSGFTMRVTGVELEWSVSPLWSGGDYGPEGGLLCTIVLGALVAFLIKAPIRRQHLALLEPREEAV; from the coding sequence GTGTTTCTCTCTCTCGGCTTTGTCACGCTCCAATTGCTTGCGTGGGCGCTCTACCCTCTCACAGGCTTGCTGGTGGCTTCTGTGTTCAGCGCCTTCGGCGGCGCCGCTATCGCCAACATGCTCGCCCTGCGCATCTACGAAGGGGGCCGGCTGCCCGACATCGGGCTCCACTGGAACCAGGCCTCGGCAAGCAATCTTCTCTACGGAACGGCCGCCGGAGCCGCCGCCGTGCTGCTCGTTCTCGGACCGGCGCTCGCCACCGGCGCCGCCCATTGGAAGGCCGCCGGGGACTCCGCCGCCGGCATCGGCTCCTTCGTCTTCGTCACGCTCGTTCTCCTGTTCGGCGTCGTCGGCGAGGAGATGCTTTTCCGTGGCTACGGCTTCCAGGTGCTGGTGCCGGTGTTCGGCCCGGCGGCGACGCTGCTGCCCATGAGCGTGATCTTCGCCGCCGCCCACGCCGGCAACCAGAACGTCTCCTGGCTCGGCCTGATCAATACGTTCGCCTGGGGCATCCTGCTGGGCGCGGCCGTACTGCGAAGCGGAGACCTCTGGCTCGCCATCGGCCTTCACTTCGGCTGGAACTGGATGCTCCCGCTGATGGGCGTCAATTTGAGCGGGTTTACAATGAGGGTGACTGGCGTTGAGCTCGAGTGGAGCGTGAGTCCGCTGTGGTCCGGAGGCGACTACGGGCCAGAGGGCGGCCTGCTCTGCACGATTGTGCTGGGTGCTCTGGTGGCGTTCCTGATCAAGGCGCCGATTCGCCGGCAGCACCTGGCGTTGCTCGAACCGCGAGAGGAAGCCGTATGA